The genomic region CATAGTTTCAAAAACAGGTTTGGGGAGAAATCACCGAGTCTCCATAATGTTCTTAATAACTCAAAAACACCTTTCTTAGCCCTGGATGCCATATCATTAAgagcatttgaaaaggtcatgcgggtagtgaaaacaagtcctaaatacttataagaGCTTACTATCTTCATCTTGACGCCGTTGAAAAACCATTTCTCGTTCTGAGAAATGTATCCCCCGTTTCTaaaaataattatgtttgaTTTTTCCAGGTTAACCTCTAAATCCATGTCATTAGCTTTGTGGGCAAGGATATTCAGTTGGTTTTGTAATCCAATCACGGTATCAGATAATAAAACAATATCATCAGCGAAAAGCAAAATGAATAGTTCAAGTAAGTCAGGCACCAtctgtattccatgtttacccTTACAAATAATTTCCGACGCCAGATCATTAATAAACAGGGAAAAAAGAAGCGGGCTGGTTATTTCCCCCTGCTTGAGGcctttgtgacaaaaaaagGCGTCGGTCAGTTTACACCCATATCTTACTCGGCCTTTAACTCTTCTGTACATGCCTTGGATGGCTTGTAACATCTTGCCTTCAACTCCTGATCCGCGCAAAATAGGCCAGAGCTTACAGTGGGAAATTAAATCAAAGGCTTTTCGAaaatcaataaaagcaacgtacaactttttttttctcagcaaaTGCCTCTGAATCATACTGAACAAAGTAAATATGTGATCAACGGTGCGGTGATCTTTCCGAAACCCTGCTTGTATATCACCGAGTAAATTTTGCTCTTCTACCCAACTCGATAAACGCTTATTAATAATGAAACTATACAACTTTCCACAGATGTTTAACAAAGATATACCTCTATAATTATCTGGTGTATGTACATCGCCCTTTTTATGTAAGGGGTGGATTATGGCTTCAGTCCACGCTTCAGGGTAAACTCCAGAGGAAAAAATAGCATTAAACAGTTGGACCAAAAAAGGAATAATATGAGCATGTGCACATTTGAAGACTTCTGGTATGACTCCATCGGGTCCAGCAGCTTTATTGGTTTTTAAATGATCGATAGCTGCCTTAACCTCTTGGAGGGTTATGCCAGAGTTCAAAGTTTCATTTGCCGGAGTGGTTTTTCCTTCATGAGACTCACTATGACAGGTAGGCTCTTCACTTTCATTTACATGCGCAACATTATTTGCATTGAACACATTCTTAAAGTGCTCCAGCCACTGATCATTTGTAATATCGCTCCTCAATGCACTTTTTCTAGAAAACCGTTTTACGTTTTTCCAAAAATTTTGGGAATCATTAAAACAGCTTTCTAATTCTTCTCTGCATTTCTGCTTatactgtttttctttctcgtcAAGCAATTTCTTATAAACCTTTCGAGTTTCACAATAGGATTCTCTGTCTGAGGGGCAAAGCGTGCTTCTGGATTGGCGTAGAGACCTTCTGGTATCCCTTATTTTATCCTCGCATTCCTTATCAAACCAGGCACTACCAGTGCTATTACTTTTCTGGGGGTTATGTCTGACGACAAGGCACTCTGCGACTGAATTAAGCACAGATGTAAATGTACTTACTGCTTCATCAATACTAACATCAATCAAGTTAGAGGCTTTTTCAATCCCAGCAAGACTTTCAGGCTGATTCAGCTTATTCATAAAACTAGCCTGTTTTTCTTCTGACCATTTCATTTTGTACACAAAGGAGCAGCTATCTATATTTTGCCTTGTGTCTTGCTGTAATGCATGTTTTATAGTACAGGAAACAGGCATGTGCTTCGAATCAATTCGGTCAAGAACACACATTTTGTCAACCAAAGAAGCCAAAGAACAAGATACAATAAAATAATCAATCACGCTGCTGCCGTTTGATGTTATGTACGTGAGACGACCGTTTCTATCACCATCACAAGCCCCATTTAATATGTGCATATCTAGActagaacagagagagagagagagagagagagagagagagagagagagagagagagagagagagagagagagagacagagagagagacagacagacagagagagagagagagagagagagagagagagagagagagagagagagagagagagagagagagagagagagagagagagagagaatacgaatacaaaaatttaatttatatatatatataactagatgaatacccgctgcTACAGAAAGAAGTCgagccggggacccggctatgcagggtgtacgccggctttgccggcgcaccgcacggaggaagggagataaacgcggctgaaaacactggagaaggtaaggaagagttactgggaatggatccagagaaaaaccaaaatcggttcagcgctgcgcgctgagagcacgtgttgaaatatctcatcgatgaggttgtgtccggggtgtagctgaatacggtctccaaatttgaaaaagatccaccgagaaccttggccgtgcatcgcggacacacacacacacacacacacacacacacacacacacacacacacacacacacacacacacacacacacacacacacacacacacacacacagacagacacagacagacacaagtcgtatatatatatagattataTGCCATATTACATGATATCACGCGCGACCAAGGTACGGTACAAAACCCGTACCCGGAATTATCATCCActtggagagagaaagaaagtgagagagagagacagtcagacagacagagagacagacagagacagagagagcgacaacgattgagacagagtcagacagagacagggtaGAGCTTAGTATCTCAGAGAGACTGGGACGCCATAATCAATCCCAAATTGGCATCTATTATTAAATCTCCTCTACCTCAGCTAACGTCTTGTTGCGAAATGGTCTACTGGTACTTATCCGCATTATGTCTATTTTAGGAAGTCATCTCCTGCCCATAACACTAATGGTAGGCCACTGAAAGAAACATGGCCTTTAGGAGAGTTAGGGCAACTACAACCTGCGTGGTTCAGTGTGTAGGAAAGCTGTCGTTCCAACATCACAGAAAGAACTAGAATGTCGTTTGTTTGAACATTTTGGAATTGCTGTTGGCATGTTTTTTATTCATCAATTGACAGATTGTttaaatggatggatggatggatggacggacggatggatagattgatggatggatggatggatggacggataGAATACTGAACATGCAAACAGTGCAACTATGGGCATCATCTTAGTCCCTATCTTGAGTTGAACCTATCGGTTTCCCCCGCGACACTGGATTAATTCAACTTTTAATCCATAGGCGTAACACAAATCCAAAATGGCTTCGTCGGTATTACTATTAGTTCAATTCAGCACCTGGCAATTGGGTTAAAGGCTACTCGACACAGAGAACAGAAATAAACTGCACggtttctttttctgtcttgaCTTCGTTGAAAATTATTTTCACATGGTCGATGTTCAAACGATTTTCGAGAGACTTATGATTGATTTTTGTCACTACAAAATCCCTGATTTCCAGCCGACTTCTCGTGTCCAGTACATACAGGCATGAGAAAGATAGCCAATAGAACACCGCGCGCATAGGCAGCTAAACATGGCCTCAAACGCGAGACCACGTGAGGTTCTAGTTGCTCCACAATAGTCTAGAAAGCCTAACAGTGCCCAATTGGGGTTTTGAATCGGCTTATAGTCGGTTAGAGATTGATGGGGCTGCTTACATGGTCAACTTTTCGCAGAATTTGCCTTGCCAACTTCTGAGCGCCCGGTCGCTGAATACAAATTGGTTgcaaaattgattgaaaaatcGATAATGTGAACAGTAAGTAATTAAGTGAAATCTCGGCTGACCATGGCAAGCTGCTTTGCAAACGTGTTGGATAGAGACAGAACTCTAACATTAACGTGCTGTGTGTTGTTAACAGACATACGAGAATGTTACAGATGTATGGTACTGGTTCTGCGCCGAGCAACAATAGATATTCTTAGTCTTAGTTCTGCTTCGGTGAAGCGCAAAATCAGGTGTGAGCTTTGGATGAGCTCCGCTAGAACTACTTAAAACGTCGATTGCATGGTACACGTACCATAGTAAGATAACAAAGGGCACGTAAGCCCTCTACCTAGAAACAACAGTAAATGAAAGCATGTGGAACCAGTGTAGCAATGAATAAACAAGGGCCTTTTATCCTGAAAGTATTACTTAGCATGGTCAAAGGATTGGATTTGTGCATGCCTGTTGGACATAAACACTAACACAAAGTGAATGTATGTGGACATAAAACAGAAATTGCTACGCTGCAAAtgtctcttttttcacttttctgcTATGAACTGAATGGAAATGTAGTCGTGGCTGACAATGGGCAGTTGCTTTGCATGCGTGATGGATGCTAGAAGTCGAGTCAGGTTCGCTAAGGTCGTGTTGTCACGAGAGAAAAGTTTGACCTTTTGTCCTGTGGTGAACTTAAAGACCCAGGAATGTTGCTGGAGTTAATTTTGTTTTCGACATTTTTCAGAAGTTTAAGCCTATCCTTGGTATTCACTTTCCTCCACGAAGAACAAAGTTGGGCAGATCTGCTAATATGACATCAAGGTATTCGGCGAAGATTTCGGCGAAGTCAGTGTCGGCGTTTTGCCGAATGCCAGCGGCAAACGACAGCCCTGAGGTACCCCCCTTCCTGTGAAGATCATCAAGCAAATCAATATATATGATAGAAACATTCTATGTTTGCATGGGATAACAGCATGGTGTGTGgccaacaacaagaacaacaaaaacaacaaaaacaacaacaacaacaacaacagcaaaaacaacatcaacaacaaaaacataaacaacaaaaacataaacaacaaaaacaacaacaacaactacaacgtcAACAATAATCATcgtcaacaacaataacaatcgTTTTTTGAACCGTCTCATGAATCATTTTTAACATGAAGCCACGTACATTTGTATAATATTATACTGGATGTTTTATGGATCCATTgtgattttcatttttgccttgGAAAATTGTTGTCAATTGCCCAAGGGAAACATCATTGTGACGGATATGTTCTACCCGACACGCTTAGGTGTGATTAATACAGAAGCAATCTATTCCTTATGGGACTATAATTCTACCGAAAACACCGCGGGCGCATGTGTAAAAGTCACATCCTAGTCGTGGTGCAGTGAGATGTATGCTAATCTGTGAAagctgagtgagagagagagagagagagagtgagagagagagagagagacagacagacagacagacagacagacagacagacaaagagagagagacagagatagagagagacagagagagacagacagagaggggggagagacagacagagagagagaggcagaaacacagaaggggacagagagagagaaagagagagagagagagaggggggagagacagacagagagagagagacaaagagacatacagggagacagacatagagagacagacagaaacacagagggggacagagagagagaaagagagagagagagagagagggggggagagacagacagagacagacaaagagacagacagggagacagacatagagagacagaccgaaacacagagggggacagagagagagacagacagacagacagacagacagacagacagacagacagagacagagagatataataTGAAATAAACCTTTTTTTGTCCCTTCTGATACCAAAATTACCACAACGTgcataccgtcgcgatataaccttgaacggttgaaaacgacgttaaacaccaattaaagaaagaaataaagaaagaacaacgtGCATAAAATAATATGCAAATAACGACAACTATGGTCATCTGCACGCGACCAGAGCAGACGACGAAGCCAAAAATGGTAGAAGAAATATTTCTCGTGTCGTATGAAGCATTCCTACATATATCACAAACAAAgcagaaaatgttcgtaaatgTTACTTCTACCTTCTAAAACATCTCCGCAAAATACTCGCGCGAAACAGTCATTTGTCATCAGGTTCTGCGTGTGCAGAAGGTCACATGTCCTAAGAAGCAGAGGTTGATGATGAATTATCGCCCTTGAGCAATCACTGCAAGGAACGAACAAATAGTTCTCATTGTTTTATCAGCAGAAAATAACTGTTACGGCGTGGAGGCAACTCAAACATGGCGATGGAGAGTTATTACCGACTCGCAGCAACATGACAGTTCTTATTgttcgtggtgtgtgtgtgtgtgtgtgtgtgtgtgtgtgtgtgtgtgtgtgtgtgtgtgtgtgtgtgtggttgtgtgtgtgtgtggttgtgtgtgtgtgtatgtacatacgtgcatgcgtgcgtgcgtttgtgtgtgtggttgcgcgcgcgcgtgtgtgtgtgtgtgtgtgtgtgtgtgtgtgtgtgtgtgtggtgcattcGAAATGAAGAGGCGTAAAAGCGTGAACAGAATAGTGGTGGTGATACTAATCGGTTTCACGAGGAGGAATGTACCTTTAAAACGATCGCAGAGACCTTTCTGAACAGATTATTTGTTTCCCCAGGGGGACTTGCTtgattattttttctttcttctcaatgaCCTTGTTATTTTCGTTCGCTTGGGTGATTACGCCATCAGATTTTGTTTCTGACCGGGCTATTTTTGGTCATGCGGATGCTTATGTCATTGGCATTTTTCTTCTGTtacttaaagacacactccttccctTGTAAGCAgttcggctcaccgtctcaaatctgccaaggcttttacatgggataagaacatccccCCACCTGTTCATATACCAAATATGACCTGCCTGAGTTATTACTTCTTCACAGTAACAtgacggcgtgtgtgtgtgtgtgtgtgtgtgtgtgtgtgtgtgtgtgtgtgtgtgtgtgtgtgtgtgtgtgtgtgtgtgtgtatgtgtatgtgtgtgtatgtgtgtgtgtgtatgtgtgtgtgtgtgtgtgtgtatgtgtgtgtgtatgtgtgtgtgtgtgtgtatatgtgtatgtgtatgtgtgtgtgtgtatatgtgtgtgtgtgtgtgtatgtgtgtgtgtatgtgtgtgtgtatgtgtgtgtgtgtgtgtgtgtgtgtgtgtgtgtggtatgagtctgtgcacagtgggaattATTTGATAAactcgtgggtttttttttaaaagaaaaacaatcatcAAACAATTCCAACTAACCACAGCAagcggtatgtgtccaagtggagataTGGTCCTTTCTCGTGTAAAATCCCGGCCAGATCTGAGACCTCTGAGCCAAACTGTTTACACAGAGACTTTCTCATGAAAAACAAACTTCAAGTCACCAGACATCAGTCCAGGTCGGTTGACACAGGATAAAAGCATTTTTCTATTTATACATATCAAAAATATGCCTGTCTCTTCCGAAACCGTAGCCTTCTTTAAAGATCATTTCTTTCCCGTGTCAATAGGCGTATTAACCACGCTACGCAGGTCTGTCCATTTTTCAATAGACACATTCCGAAATGATTACTCCCtcgggtgtgtatgtgttgtgggagagtgaccttttcttgcaaaacctctgctaaacattggaggggccaatcactagcgacgggagtgtcggaaacacgtCAGTGCTCCTGGCCACGTGTTTCACAAActccccttgctagtgactgaTTGACCCTACCcttacaaacccgacggagttatttccgaaattcGTGAATTTCGATACGTACCCACAAATCTGAATCTTGGCTGAACGTGATTATCACTGGCCGGAAGCAGTGTACATTCACTCAACCTTCTAGATGACCCAAAGTTGATCGCGGGCTTTGACACTGAAACTGTTCTCTGTTATTACCGTAAAGAAATGACGAGGGAGGAGATAGTGGGCCAGGGTTTCATCGTGTTGATCGCGGGCTTTGGCACTCAATGAAACTCTTCTTCTCTGTTATCACCAGAAATGACGAGGGAGGAGATAGTTGGTCAAGGTTTCATCGTGTTGATAGCGGGATTTGACACCACGGCCAACACACTGCACTACCTCGTGTATAACCTGGCCCTGCATCAGCACGTGCAGCAACAACTCTTCCAGGAAATCGTGGACAACCTTGGTGATGTAAGTCGCATTCAGGTAGAAATAGGTTGAGCAACGTAGCTACCCTCAGAAGGTAACCCATCAGAATTACCATCCACTGGGTTAAACAGTCAACCACAAAGCACTGACCTGAAACGGTCAGCCAAAGAGCCTGTCGAGGTGCTAAATAATTGAAATACATTGAAACGCCAAAAGGGagtataaaaaacaaacaaacaaacacacacacacacacacacacgcacacacacacacacacatacacacgcgcacgcaggtacacgcacacacacacacacacacacacacacacgcacacacacacgcgcacgcacacaaacacacacacactgacacacatacacacacacgcgcgcacacaaccccccacacccacacacacacacgacccccccccccacaaacacacagcattGTTTCTCATTCTCATGATTAGCGTTACTGAGAAAAGCTTTTATGATCAAATTATTCTTGCACTTGATAGAATTCGAGGTTGTTCTTGTGACGAACGAAGACGGGGGAAGAGTCATTCTGTCTATGCTTGTATCAAACTTTACTTTCGCTATTCAAAGTCTACCCAGCCGTTTCgaacagtgaaaccccccttttaggacccccccccccccccccacccaattTAAAACTTCCTCCCTCTTAACGAATATGTTTTTTCAgcctttttgttcataacctctgttaattTACCCCCATTACTCCCTCTTttgtaaccggcacggttggcctagtggtaaggcgtccgccccgtgatcgggaggtcgtgggttcgaacgaaccccggccgggtcatacctaagactttaaaattggcaatctagtggctgttccgcctggcgtctggcattatggggttagtgctaggactggttggtccggtgtccgaataatgtgactgggtgagacatgaagcctgtgctgcgacttctgtcttgtgtgtggcgcacgttaaatgtcaaagcagcaccgcccttcgtggtcggctgggtgttaagcaaacaaacaaacaaacaaactccctcttttttaagacctgattttctcagatttttggaggtgtGAAAAGTGTGGTGTTTGTGCAGGCTGACCCTACCTACGACAATGTGGCCACGTTGAAATACCTGGACTGTGTGGTTCACGAGACACTCAGACTCTTCCCTCCGCTTCCTTTGTAAGTAAACGCTCATACTGATTTCCAACAGTCGAAGGAAAAAGTAagaatagataaaaaaaataaaaaaataaaaaaaagaagataagaTAGGGCACTCCACAAAAATGCAATCGCAAGTGTGTgtgaggtatgtgtgtgtgtgtgtgtgtgtgtgtgtgtgtgtgtgtgtgtgtgtgtgtgtgtgtgtgtgtgtgtgtgtgtaagcgtgcgtatatgtgttcgatgcatgtgtgtgtctgcatgtttgcAATCCACAAAACGCTCATACTGATTTCTAACAGTCGAAGGAAAAACTAAGAAATACATAAAAAAGATAGGGCACTCCACAAAAATGCAatcgcaagtgtgtgtgtgtgtgtgtgtgtgtgtgtgtgtgtgtgtgtgtgtgtgtgtgtgtgtgtgtgtgtgtgtgtgtgtgccgtgtgtgcgcgcgtttgtATACGTGCGTATTCTGCGCTCGCGCGTGAGTGCATCCTCTCTTTCGTCTGCATTCCACATACGTTTTTACTTACTTACAATGTTGATCCAGGATAAATCGTCGCGCCAAAGAGAGACGGATCATCAAGGGAGTGACTATACCCGCGGGTTGCGGGGTGGGAATCCCCATCTACCACATCCTGAGAGATCCGGAGTACTTTGAAGATCCGGAGACATTCAACCCTGTCAGGTGAGTGCTGATATTCACCTATCCATGAAAGGcacagtttttttttctccgtgTGAACGAGTTTGCTCACCATCTCAAATCTGATCAGGCTTTTGCATGTGACATGGACATCCCTCCTTTTGgactcataccaaaaatcaacagccttggTGCTTTATGTGCAGAATAGGATTTTTGTGTTGATTAATATATAGAAAGCCACTTGtgtcaatctgcgaaattaattcatcaaaacttTTCTCGGACATAAAGCACCCAGGATTttgatatttttgcatgtgtccaaatggagggataCTCTCATtccatgtaaaggcctggtcagatctgatatAGCccggggggcccgggtagctcaggtggtagagcactggacttgcgatcgagaggtcgctggttcgaatccgggccgggacggacacgcgggtcaactttatgtgcagacccagaaacagtatccatctcccacccccgtgtcaccacaatggcacgttatttaaagatcttggtcattctaccataagtgcagatggctgataccacctaaacacgcaaacatcaaaaagccgggagggcgtaaaactcgattcgtataaaccaattcatgtccaatataggcaattaagacctgacggacaataagccccttagaatttactttttttacTATATAGCCGAACTGAGTCtagggaaggagtgtgccttgaaACTAAAACACACACCCTAACCTTATTCTCGCTCCGCCAACTTCAGCCAAAATGAGGTCAAACATTTTGTTACAACCTGTGTTTTCTCATTCTCAAGTgccattttctttgtttttatcagGTTTTCGGGGGAAAACCGCGCAAAACTCGATCCTTTGACGGTCGAACTCCCGTTTGGTTACGGTCCCCGGCAGTGCATAGGTATGCGACTGGCCTTGCTGGAAATCAAGTTTGCTGTGGTCCGAGTCTGCAGGCGTTTCCAGTTCCTCAAATGTGAGCACACGCCTGTGAGTAAACCGTTTGAAGTCTTTTATTGGATGCAGGTGTTCGTAGGTATTGTTTGTCTGAGAAGGTGGAGattgtgtgtgtaagggaggAAATGGGTGAGTATAGGGTGAGTGGTGTGAGCAAGCGAGTGTGAGTAAGCGAgtgtgtttcgtgtgtgtgtgtgtgtgtgtgtgtgcgcgtgtttgcgtgtgtgtgtgtgtgtgtgtgtgtatttgcactGCTGTTTTTAACACGTTTCGACACACACAACTCAAACCCTACAACGTTATTCTTTACAACTTGCCGAAGGTATGTCATATTTTCAAAGTGTTTTTCTCTCTACTACGTTGTTATTACCCATCTTGCAGGACAAAGTTGACTTCACCGCAGCTAGCCTCGCCACACCCAGAAAGCCCATCAAGCTTTTAGTGCAGCCCAGGAAAGCCACATAAATCTCCCCTAGCCTGCGGGAGGGACACAGCAGTCATCTCTCTTCGCGAAGACCCGTTAAACGTCCAGTCCTTCGCGTGTGTGTGATCATGTATATTCACAGTGTATGTTTGGCACAGAGGCTCAACATAATTATCCCcaaattaattttgtttgtttgtttgttttcttaacgcccagccgaccacgaagggccatatcagggcggtgctgctttgacatataacgtgcaccacacacacaagacagaagtcgcagcacaggcttcatgtctcacccagtcacatattctgacaccggaccaaccagtcctagcactaccccacaatgccagacgccaggcggagcagccactagattgtgaattttaaagtcttaggtatgacccggccggggttcgaacccacgacctcccgatcacggggcggacgccttaccactaggccaaccgtgccggtccccaAATTAAGAACTTACACTATtacaaaatatttttaaaataagGCCATACCTTTTTGGCTTCAATTATTAAAGGTTTTATTTTGGAAATAGGGCCTTATTTTTGGAAGATAAGACATTCTTCAGGCCTTAGGTTTTGGATTtgtgaccctttgtgccaagcaTACTTATGAATGTGACAAGATTGTGTGATTTGGACTtggacacacactcaaaaaatcaacaacaacaacaacaacaacaacaacaacaacaacaacaacaacaacaacaacaacaacaaaatcacagTTTGACTTCTTCGTGTTCAGAGTGAAGagtttttgttgaattaatttggCAGGTGAAAGGTAGTGATGAAa from Littorina saxatilis isolate snail1 unplaced genomic scaffold, US_GU_Lsax_2.0 scaffold_2514, whole genome shotgun sequence harbors:
- the LOC138957053 gene encoding cytochrome P450 3A29-like, which produces MTREEIVGQGFIVLIAGFDTTANTLHYLVYNLALHQHVQQQLFQEIVDNLGDADPTYDNVATLKYLDCVVHETLRLFPPLPLINRRAKERRIIKGVTIPAGCGVGIPIYHILRDPEYFEDPETFNPVRFSGENRAKLDPLTVELPFGYGPRQCIGMRLALLEIKFAVVRVCRRFQFLKCEHTPDKVDFTAASLATPRKPIKLLVQPRKAT